Proteins encoded in a region of the Anas acuta chromosome 13, bAnaAcu1.1, whole genome shotgun sequence genome:
- the FAAH2 gene encoding fatty-acid amide hydrolase 2 isoform X1, with translation MALSRAERCLALLLRLLSRACLALLGLAAPSPPRSVPPPRRSLLLLPACQLAKKLRQREVGTPGCWVTCVEVVEAYIERIKEVNPLINAVVKDRFEEALQEARQVDKLLAEGPGDDYLEEKFPFLGVPITVKEAFSLHGMPNTSGLVNRRDVIATCDATVVSRLKQAGAIPLGVTNCSELCMWYESSNRVYGRTNNPYDLQRIVGGSSGGEGGVLAAACSVIGVGSDIGGSIRMPAFFNGVFGHKPTTGVVPNDGQFPIAQGVRTSFLCTGPMCRYAEDLEPMLRVMAGPGVHKLKLNEKVSLEKIRFFCMDHDGGSVFVSPVDKEILQAQKKVVEYLERDLGVQVQRVSVHKMKYSFQIWSAMMSSKDSDGQDAQLFTDLLGDHGKPVWPLWELMKWLVGMSSHTLPAIALGLTEKLVKLNRGANAKLVSMGKSLQAEMESLLGPDGVLLYPSHPTVAPRHHSPLCMPFNFAYTAIFNVLGLPVTQCPLGLSSEGLPLGIQLVAASYNDHLTLAVARYLEEAFGGWVLPGKA, from the exons ATGGCGCTGTCTCGCGCCGAGCGCTGCCTGGCGCTGCTTCTGCGGCTGCTGTCCCGAGCCTGCCTggcgctgctggggctggccgcCCCCTCGCCGCCccgctccgtgccccccccgcgccgctcgctgctgctgctgccagcctgccagCTGGCCAAGAAGCTCCGGCAGAGGGAGgtgggcaccccggggtgctgg gTGACGTGCGTGGAGGTGGTGGAAGCCTACATTGAGAGGATCAAGGAGGTGAACCCGCTGATCAACGCCGTCGTCAAGGACAG GTTCGAGGAGGCTCTGCAGGAAGCCCGGCAGGTGGACAAGCTGCTGGCAGAAGGTCCCGGCGATGACTACCTGGAGGAGAAGTTCCCCTTCCTGGGGGTGCCCATCACCGTCAAGGAGGCCTTCTCGTTGCATG GGATGCCCAACACCTCTGGCCTGGTCAACCGCCGCGATGTCATTGCCACCTGCGATGCCACCGTGGTGTCACGGCTGAAGCAAGCCGGCGCCATCCCGCTGGGGGTGACCAACTGCAGCGAGCTGTGCATGTGGTACGAGTCCAGCAACAGGGTCTACGGCCGGACCAACAACCCCTACGACCTGCAGAGGATCGTGGGGGGCAGCTCAG GAGGGGAGGGTGGTGTCCTTGCAGCCGCCTGCTCGGTGATAGGTGTGGGCTCCGACATCGGCGGCAGCATCCGGATGCCGGCTTTCTTCAACGGCGTCTTTGGCCATAAACCCACCACAG GAGTGGTCCCCAACGACGGGCAGTTCCCCATCGCACAGGGGGTGCGCACCAGCTTCCTCTGCACCGGGCCCATGTGCCGCTACGCCGAGGACCTGGAGCCGATGCTGCGGGTCATGGCTGGCCCCGGAGTCCACAA GCTGAAGCTGAACGAAAAGGTGTCTCTGGAGAAAATCAGGTTTTTCTGCATGGATCATGACGGCGGGTCCGTTTTTGTGTCGCCTGTGGACAAGGAGATCCTGCAGGCCCAGAAGAAG gTGGTGGAGTACCTCGAACGCGATCTGGGGGTGCAGGTGCAGCGCGTGTCCGTCCACAAGATGAAGTACTCCTTCCAGATCTGGTCGGCTATGATGTCTTCCAAGGACAGCGATGGGCAG gATGCGCAGCTCTTCACGGACCTGCTCGGGGATCACGGGAAGCCGGTGTGGCCGCTGTGGGAGCTGATGAAGTGGCTGGTGGGGATGTCTTCTCACACCCTCCCGGCCATCG ccctggggctgacGGAGAAGCTGGTGAAACTCAACCGCGGCGCTAACGCCAAGCTGGTGAGCATGGGGAAGAGCCTGCAGGCTGAGATGGAGAGCTTGCTGGGGCCAGACGGAGTGCTCCTCtacccatcccaccccaccgTGGCTCCGCGGCACCACTCCCCGCTGTGCATGCCCTTCAACTTCGCCTACACAg CCATCTTCAACGTCCTGGGCTTGCCCGTCACGCAGTGCCCGCTGGGTTTGAGCAGCGAGGGCTTGCCGCTGGGCATCCAGCTGGTGGCTGCATCCTACAACGACCACCTGACGCTGGCGGTGGCCCGCTACCTGGAGGAGGCCTTCGGAGGATGGGTGCTGCCTGGCAAAGCTTAG
- the FAAH2 gene encoding fatty-acid amide hydrolase 2 isoform X2 gives MALSRAERCLALLLRLLSRACLALLGLAAPSPPRSVPPPRRSLLLLPACQLAKKLRQREVTCVEVVEAYIERIKEVNPLINAVVKDRFEEALQEARQVDKLLAEGPGDDYLEEKFPFLGVPITVKEAFSLHGMPNTSGLVNRRDVIATCDATVVSRLKQAGAIPLGVTNCSELCMWYESSNRVYGRTNNPYDLQRIVGGSSGGEGGVLAAACSVIGVGSDIGGSIRMPAFFNGVFGHKPTTGVVPNDGQFPIAQGVRTSFLCTGPMCRYAEDLEPMLRVMAGPGVHKLKLNEKVSLEKIRFFCMDHDGGSVFVSPVDKEILQAQKKVVEYLERDLGVQVQRVSVHKMKYSFQIWSAMMSSKDSDGQDAQLFTDLLGDHGKPVWPLWELMKWLVGMSSHTLPAIALGLTEKLVKLNRGANAKLVSMGKSLQAEMESLLGPDGVLLYPSHPTVAPRHHSPLCMPFNFAYTAIFNVLGLPVTQCPLGLSSEGLPLGIQLVAASYNDHLTLAVARYLEEAFGGWVLPGKA, from the exons ATGGCGCTGTCTCGCGCCGAGCGCTGCCTGGCGCTGCTTCTGCGGCTGCTGTCCCGAGCCTGCCTggcgctgctggggctggccgcCCCCTCGCCGCCccgctccgtgccccccccgcgccgctcgctgctgctgctgccagcctgccagCTGGCCAAGAAGCTCCGGCAGAGGGAG gTGACGTGCGTGGAGGTGGTGGAAGCCTACATTGAGAGGATCAAGGAGGTGAACCCGCTGATCAACGCCGTCGTCAAGGACAG GTTCGAGGAGGCTCTGCAGGAAGCCCGGCAGGTGGACAAGCTGCTGGCAGAAGGTCCCGGCGATGACTACCTGGAGGAGAAGTTCCCCTTCCTGGGGGTGCCCATCACCGTCAAGGAGGCCTTCTCGTTGCATG GGATGCCCAACACCTCTGGCCTGGTCAACCGCCGCGATGTCATTGCCACCTGCGATGCCACCGTGGTGTCACGGCTGAAGCAAGCCGGCGCCATCCCGCTGGGGGTGACCAACTGCAGCGAGCTGTGCATGTGGTACGAGTCCAGCAACAGGGTCTACGGCCGGACCAACAACCCCTACGACCTGCAGAGGATCGTGGGGGGCAGCTCAG GAGGGGAGGGTGGTGTCCTTGCAGCCGCCTGCTCGGTGATAGGTGTGGGCTCCGACATCGGCGGCAGCATCCGGATGCCGGCTTTCTTCAACGGCGTCTTTGGCCATAAACCCACCACAG GAGTGGTCCCCAACGACGGGCAGTTCCCCATCGCACAGGGGGTGCGCACCAGCTTCCTCTGCACCGGGCCCATGTGCCGCTACGCCGAGGACCTGGAGCCGATGCTGCGGGTCATGGCTGGCCCCGGAGTCCACAA GCTGAAGCTGAACGAAAAGGTGTCTCTGGAGAAAATCAGGTTTTTCTGCATGGATCATGACGGCGGGTCCGTTTTTGTGTCGCCTGTGGACAAGGAGATCCTGCAGGCCCAGAAGAAG gTGGTGGAGTACCTCGAACGCGATCTGGGGGTGCAGGTGCAGCGCGTGTCCGTCCACAAGATGAAGTACTCCTTCCAGATCTGGTCGGCTATGATGTCTTCCAAGGACAGCGATGGGCAG gATGCGCAGCTCTTCACGGACCTGCTCGGGGATCACGGGAAGCCGGTGTGGCCGCTGTGGGAGCTGATGAAGTGGCTGGTGGGGATGTCTTCTCACACCCTCCCGGCCATCG ccctggggctgacGGAGAAGCTGGTGAAACTCAACCGCGGCGCTAACGCCAAGCTGGTGAGCATGGGGAAGAGCCTGCAGGCTGAGATGGAGAGCTTGCTGGGGCCAGACGGAGTGCTCCTCtacccatcccaccccaccgTGGCTCCGCGGCACCACTCCCCGCTGTGCATGCCCTTCAACTTCGCCTACACAg CCATCTTCAACGTCCTGGGCTTGCCCGTCACGCAGTGCCCGCTGGGTTTGAGCAGCGAGGGCTTGCCGCTGGGCATCCAGCTGGTGGCTGCATCCTACAACGACCACCTGACGCTGGCGGTGGCCCGCTACCTGGAGGAGGCCTTCGGAGGATGGGTGCTGCCTGGCAAAGCTTAG